The Streptomyces taklimakanensis nucleotide sequence ACCTACTGGAACACGGTCGCCTTCCAGGCCCTGTACGCCCGCACCTCGGGGTGGGCGCCGACCCCGTCCGACCCGGCCCCCGCCGAGCGGCCGCTGCTGGACCGCTGGCTGCTCAGCGAGCTGCACGCCCTGGTCGACCAGTGCACCCAGGCCATGGAGGCGTACGACACCCAGCGCGCCGGCAAGCTGCTGTCGACCTTCGTGGACGACCTGTCCAACTGGTACGTGCGCCGCTCGCGGCGCCGCTTCTGGCAGGGCGACGCCGCCGCGCTGCGCACCCTGCACGACGTGGTCGAGACGGTCACCCGGCTGATGGCCCCGCTGGTCCCGTTCATCACCGAGCGGGTCTGGCAGGACCTGGTCGTGCCGGTCACCCCCGGCGCCCCGGACTCGGTCCACCTGGCCTCGTGGCCCGAGGCCGACCTGAGCGCCGTCGACCCGGACCTCTCCCGCGACATGCTGCTGGTGCGGCGACTGGTGGAGCTGGGCCGGGCCACGCGCGCCGAGTCGGGCGTCAAGACCCGACAGCCGCTGTCGCGGGCGCTGCTGGCGGCGCAGGGCTTCGAACTGCTCGGCGACGAACTGCGGGAGCAGATCGCCGAGGAGTTGAACGTCACCTCGCTGGCCTCCCTGTCGGAGGTGGGCGGCTCCCTGGTCGACACCTCCGCCAAGGCGAACTTCCGCGCCCTGGGGCGTCGTTTCGGCAAGCGCACGCAGGCGGTCGCCCGGGCCATCGCCGCGGCGGACGCGCCGGCCCTGTCGGCGGCGCTGCGCAGCGGCACGGCGGCGGTGGAGGTCGACGGCGAGACGATCGCGCTGTCGCCGGAGGAGGTCATCATCACCGAGACCCCGCGCGAGGGGTGGTCGGTGGCCTCCGACGCCGGCGCCACGGTCGCCCTGGACCTGGAGATCACCCCGGAGCTGCGGCGGGCCGGGCTCGCCCGTGACGCCATCCGGCTGATCCAGGAGGCCCGCAAGAACAGCGGTCTGGACGTCGCCGACCGGATCGCCCTGCGGTGGCGGTCGGACGACGCGGAGGTCGCCCGTGCGCTCGCCGAACACCGGGCCCTCATCGCCGACGAGGTCCTGGCGGTGGAGTACGCCGAGGGCGAGGGCGACGACTCCTTCGGCGAGCCGTTCGAGGACGAGGGGTTGTCCCTGGTCTTCCGCCTCCGTCGGGTGGAGTCCCGGCAGTCCTGAGGCGGCCGGGTCCACCGGCTCGGCGGCCCCTCCCGGCGCGGTGCCGCGCCGGGAGGGGCCGCCGTCGTCTCCCGCCGGTCCGCCGGCCGTCCGAAGCGACGGGGCGCGGGCCGAAATGAGGTGTACACGCCGACGGGCCGGGCCCGGGACCTTTCGGTTCCCGGGCCCGGCCCGCTGCGATATGCCGATCCACCGCGCCTTCGGCGGCTCCTCGATGCCGGTCAGCGACCGGTCAGTTGTCGTCCTCGTCGATGAGGAAGCCCCGCATCGGCGAGGGCGCCTGCTGCATCGGCTGCGGCCCCTGGGGCCTCACCGGCGCCATCGGCTGGGTCATCGCCGGGGACATCTGCTGCTGTCCGCCGTACGACTGACCGCCGCCCTGGGTGTTGTGGCCGCCGCCGTGGTTGCCCGGTCCGCCCATGGACTGACCGCCGCCCATCGCCTGGTGACCGCCCATGGTGTTGCCGGCGGAGGCACCGGCCGACGCCATCGACGGGGACGGCGGCAGCGAGGCCGTGGCCGGGGTGCGGGGCGGAGCCAGGGAGTCGTCGGCCTGGTTCTCCAACTGGCGCAGCTGGCTCTCCAGGTACGACTTCAGGCGCGTGCGGTACTCGCGCTCGAAGCCGCGCAGGTCCTCGACCTTGCGCTCCAGCGTGGCACGGGCGGACTCCAGCGAGCCCATCGCGACGCGGTGCTTCTCCTGCGCGTCCCGCTCCAGGGCGTCGGCCTTGGCGCGGGCGTCCCGCTCCAGGCCCTCGGCTCGGCTGCGCGCCTCACCGACGATCTTGTTGGCCTCGGAACGGGCCTCCGCGATCGCCTGGTCCGCGGTCTGCTGCGCCAGCGACAGCACGCGGGCCGCGCTGTCGCCGCCGGGGCCGCCCTGCCCCGGCTGGGGCAGACCCGGGCCGCCGTGGCCGCCGGGGCCGCCCATCGGTCCGCCGTGGCCCATCGGCCCG carries:
- a CDS encoding DivIVA domain-containing protein, yielding MPLTPEDVRNKQFTTVRLREGYDEDEVDAFLDEVEAELTRLLRENEDLRAKLAAATRAAAQNQQQQQQQQQQQQQQQGMRKPEPQERSGPVPAAISGPQPVPPGQMGGPPQLPGGAPQLPAGPGGHGPQGPHGPGPMGHGGPMGGPGGHGGPGLPQPGQGGPGGDSAARVLSLAQQTADQAIAEARSEANKIVGEARSRAEGLERDARAKADALERDAQEKHRVAMGSLESARATLERKVEDLRGFEREYRTRLKSYLESQLRQLENQADDSLAPPRTPATASLPPSPSMASAGASAGNTMGGHQAMGGGQSMGGPGNHGGGHNTQGGGQSYGGQQQMSPAMTQPMAPVRPQGPQPMQQAPSPMRGFLIDEDDN